A part of Synergistaceae bacterium genomic DNA contains:
- the hydF gene encoding [FeFe] hydrogenase H-cluster maturation GTPase HydF: protein METQGISGSSLNQTPSGERVHIAFFGLRNAGKSSLVNAITGQELSIVSEIKGTTTDPVKKSMELLPLGPVVIIDTPGLDDSGVIGEKRVQRAKNILANCDIAVLVHDSTCEMSDSELELIKIFESRNLPYIIAYNKADLLRVRPSDKFLVSSLTGENISELKQKIASLAKNRDSSKKLVSDLLNPGDIVILVVPVDKAAPKGRLILPQQQTIRDILDSKCSAFICQDSELAKTLDSLKNLPKLVITDSQVFGRVNKILPRNILLTSFSILFARYKGNLRTLVDGAKKLSQLRDGGKVLISEGCTHHRQCGDIGRDKIPEWIRKFTGSTPEFEFTSGGTFPEVDELKNFDLIIHCGGCMLNEQEMTSRLKRAELANVKIVNYGVAIAHMHGILNRSLEPFNLS from the coding sequence ATGGAAACGCAAGGGATTTCAGGTTCTAGCTTGAATCAAACTCCTTCAGGTGAAAGAGTCCATATTGCTTTTTTCGGTTTGAGAAATGCGGGCAAATCGAGTCTTGTTAATGCTATAACAGGTCAGGAGCTTTCTATAGTGTCAGAAATCAAAGGCACAACTACTGACCCAGTAAAGAAATCTATGGAGCTTTTACCGCTCGGCCCGGTTGTAATAATTGATACTCCCGGACTTGATGACTCCGGCGTTATCGGCGAAAAAAGAGTCCAGCGCGCGAAAAATATTCTTGCAAATTGCGATATTGCCGTGTTAGTTCATGACTCAACCTGCGAAATGTCAGACTCCGAGCTTGAATTAATAAAAATTTTCGAGTCCCGCAATCTTCCTTATATAATTGCATATAATAAAGCCGATTTATTACGAGTCAGGCCAAGTGATAAATTTCTAGTAAGTTCATTAACCGGCGAGAATATAAGCGAACTTAAGCAAAAAATTGCTTCACTCGCGAAAAATAGAGACTCAAGCAAAAAACTTGTGAGTGATTTATTAAATCCCGGCGATATAGTTATTCTTGTCGTACCAGTCGATAAGGCAGCACCTAAAGGAAGATTAATTCTGCCTCAACAGCAAACTATACGCGATATATTAGACTCTAAATGCTCGGCTTTTATTTGTCAGGACTCAGAACTTGCTAAAACTCTTGACTCGTTAAAGAATTTGCCCAAATTAGTAATCACTGACTCTCAAGTATTCGGGCGCGTGAATAAAATTTTGCCTAGAAATATTTTATTGACTTCATTCTCGATATTATTTGCGCGTTATAAAGGCAATTTGCGGACTCTGGTAGACGGTGCGAAAAAATTATCACAGCTTAGGGACGGCGGCAAAGTTTTAATCTCTGAGGGCTGCACACATCACAGGCAATGCGGGGACATAGGACGCGACAAGATTCCCGAATGGATAAGAAAATTTACCGGCTCGACTCCTGAATTTGAATTCACATCGGGCGGGACATTCCCGGAAGTTGACGAGCTGAAAAATTTTGATTTAATAATTCATTGCGGGGGCTGTATGCTTAACGAACAGGAAATGACATCACGACTCAAACGCGCCGAACTCGCAAATGTTAAAATCGTAAATTACGGCGTGGCTATAGCTCATATGCACGGGATATTAAATCGCAGTCTCGAACCGTTTAATCTTTCATGA
- a CDS encoding ABC transporter ATP-binding protein, with the protein MKNFTRIIREIFDSFPVKMPLVIFLILFCAGINTLPSVFIQKITALIEFAPPSLTWPEISMNIIKLLLILAGLYALSLAGVFFQGYIGAEITQGVLLNIRQKMFDRMQNLPVKFFDSQSHGDIMSKFVNDVESMRQLISQAAPNLLTAIITIIAVISIMLYFSIWLTCITFAGIIIMFTITKKIGGRSSHHFRRQHKNTGLLEGFAEEMMTGQKVIKVFCREDKSIQEFEKINNELFTQSEQANKRANTLGPILNNIGNILYVITALSGGALILANIKNFSISGLPMSISVVLPFLNMTKQFAMTVNHLSMNINSVISGLAGAGRIFELIDSEPEDDSGKIILDSRKTLGDIEFCDINFAYNNNVKILHDITLSAKPGQKIAIVGSTGAGKTTIANLIPRFYDVQSGKILLDGVDIREIKKSSLRKNLAVVLQDTNLFSDSILENIRYGNLSASDQECINAAKLVGADDFITRLPEGYNTFLTGAGANLSHGQRQLIAISRAAAANPAIMILDEATSSIDTRTESLVQRGMDALMHGRTVFVIAHRLSTVRNSDLILVIEHGQIIERGTHSELLAKKGRYYNLYTGKFELS; encoded by the coding sequence ATGAAAAATTTTACTCGCATAATACGTGAAATCTTTGACTCATTCCCCGTCAAAATGCCGCTTGTTATATTCCTGATTTTATTTTGCGCGGGGATTAATACTCTGCCTTCTGTGTTCATTCAGAAAATTACGGCCTTAATCGAATTTGCGCCCCCTTCTCTTACTTGGCCTGAAATAAGCATGAATATTATAAAGCTGCTGCTCATTCTCGCAGGACTTTACGCGCTTTCACTTGCCGGAGTCTTTTTTCAGGGCTATATCGGAGCAGAAATCACGCAGGGAGTCTTACTCAATATACGGCAAAAAATGTTTGACAGAATGCAGAATTTACCCGTTAAATTTTTTGACTCCCAGTCTCACGGCGATATTATGAGCAAATTTGTTAATGACGTTGAATCAATGAGGCAGTTAATTTCTCAGGCAGCACCGAATTTATTGACGGCTATAATTACGATTATTGCTGTAATTTCCATAATGCTTTATTTTTCCATATGGCTTACTTGTATAACTTTCGCGGGAATTATTATAATGTTCACTATCACGAAAAAAATCGGCGGGCGTAGTTCTCATCATTTCAGGAGGCAGCACAAAAATACGGGTTTGCTTGAAGGTTTTGCAGAAGAAATGATGACGGGGCAGAAAGTTATAAAAGTTTTTTGCAGGGAAGATAAAAGCATTCAGGAATTCGAGAAAATTAATAATGAATTATTCACCCAGTCAGAACAGGCTAATAAACGAGCTAACACACTAGGGCCGATCTTAAATAATATAGGCAATATTTTATATGTAATAACAGCTTTATCGGGCGGCGCATTAATCCTAGCAAATATCAAAAATTTTAGCATTTCCGGCCTTCCTATGAGCATAAGCGTAGTACTTCCATTTTTGAACATGACAAAACAGTTTGCAATGACTGTGAATCATTTATCTATGAATATAAATTCCGTTATTTCAGGACTGGCAGGAGCTGGGCGGATATTTGAATTAATTGACTCTGAACCTGAAGACGATTCCGGGAAGATTATACTTGACTCGCGCAAAACACTGGGCGATATAGAATTTTGCGATATAAATTTTGCATATAATAACAACGTAAAAATTTTACATGACATAACTTTATCGGCCAAGCCCGGACAAAAAATTGCTATAGTAGGCTCAACGGGTGCAGGGAAGACAACTATTGCGAATCTCATTCCGAGATTTTACGACGTTCAATCAGGAAAAATTTTACTTGACGGCGTTGACATTCGCGAAATAAAGAAATCTTCTTTGCGTAAAAATTTGGCTGTAGTCCTGCAAGACACTAATTTATTTAGCGACTCAATACTCGAAAATATACGTTATGGGAATCTAAGCGCGTCCGATCAAGAATGTATTAATGCGGCAAAATTAGTCGGAGCTGATGACTTCATTACTCGACTCCCTGAAGGCTATAACACATTTTTAACGGGAGCAGGGGCAAATTTGAGTCACGGTCAGCGGCAATTAATAGCAATTTCACGAGCAGCAGCAGCAAACCCGGCTATAATGATTCTTGATGAAGCAACATCTTCAATAGATACTAGAACCGAGTCACTCGTACAAAGAGGGATGGACGCTTTAATGCATGGCCGAA